The Streptomyces sp. NBC_00224 genome has a window encoding:
- a CDS encoding phage holin family protein has product MSTGRWRTAGSALVRVIVVWAVSTLTMMALAGILPDFRLKSAGGDSITRVALTAAWGAGAFGLLSALVWPLVVRAFLLVPALVLGLLVFFLNGSLLLIALSLIPSGRGAAQPETAVVVAAVMSAVASATSTALAVRDDNAYRRRLSRLADRRRRRRGDEDRGSEPPGTVFLQLDGVGHDVLCHAVGAGLMPTVAGWLERTHRLTPWRTDWSSQTGASQLGILHGCTFDVPAFRWYEKDTGELMVSNRPASAVELQRRAVERTGDGGLLTVDGASRGNLFSGGADQLALVLSMAARRGRRNRSRAGYFAYFSDPANAVRTALSFVAEVGREIGQSTRARLRGDAPRVRRGGLYPFIRAFATVVERDVVVAAVIGDMLAGRTAVYADLVAYDEVAHHSGPRGRDAQKVLERLDRSIALIDRVAEHAPRAYRIVLLSDHGQSPGETFAGAYGLTLKDLVRAGCGLPVPRSAGRTKSGAEARDAVRVALHRPVPENGEPGPASDPIVLASGNLGLVSFPDTGWRLSREEIDRRHPALLRTLAGHPGIGFLLVRSEEHGAVVIGGAGTDRVHEVPISELEDGKGPLTGFAPGAAEAVRRTDTFPHTADIMVNSMYDPVTGEVHAFEEQIGSHGGLGGEQAHPFLLSPRDLSAPVADDGQLVGAEQVHHVLRRWLRECLGPQVPVSPATQIPRSEVEADGPFPVEGAALRDKSA; this is encoded by the coding sequence GTGAGTACAGGGCGATGGCGGACGGCGGGCAGCGCCCTGGTGCGGGTGATCGTGGTGTGGGCGGTCTCCACCCTCACGATGATGGCGCTCGCGGGGATCCTGCCCGACTTCCGGCTGAAGTCCGCGGGCGGCGACAGCATCACCCGCGTCGCGCTCACCGCGGCCTGGGGCGCGGGGGCGTTCGGTCTGCTGAGCGCCCTGGTGTGGCCGCTGGTGGTGCGCGCGTTCCTGCTGGTCCCGGCCCTGGTCCTGGGCCTGTTGGTGTTCTTCCTCAACGGCTCGCTGCTGCTGATCGCGCTGAGCCTGATCCCCAGCGGGCGCGGCGCGGCCCAGCCGGAGACCGCGGTGGTGGTGGCCGCGGTGATGTCGGCCGTCGCCTCCGCCACCTCCACCGCGCTCGCGGTCCGGGACGACAACGCCTACCGGCGCAGACTCTCGCGCCTGGCCGACCGGCGCCGCCGCCGGCGCGGCGACGAGGACCGGGGCTCCGAGCCGCCCGGCACGGTCTTCCTCCAGCTCGACGGCGTCGGCCACGACGTGCTGTGCCACGCGGTCGGCGCCGGCCTGATGCCGACCGTCGCCGGCTGGCTGGAGCGGACCCACCGGCTCACCCCGTGGCGCACCGACTGGTCCAGCCAGACCGGCGCCAGCCAGCTCGGCATCCTGCACGGCTGCACCTTCGACGTGCCCGCCTTCCGGTGGTACGAGAAGGACACCGGCGAGCTGATGGTCTCCAACCGCCCCGCCTCCGCGGTCGAGCTCCAGCGCCGGGCGGTGGAGCGCACCGGCGACGGCGGGCTGCTCACCGTCGACGGCGCCAGCCGCGGCAACCTCTTCTCCGGCGGCGCCGACCAGCTCGCCCTGGTCCTGTCGATGGCGGCCCGGCGCGGCCGCCGCAACCGGTCCCGGGCGGGCTACTTCGCGTACTTCTCCGACCCGGCCAACGCCGTGCGCACCGCGCTCTCCTTCGTCGCCGAGGTCGGCCGCGAGATCGGCCAGTCCACCCGCGCCCGGCTGCGCGGGGACGCGCCGCGCGTGCGGCGCGGCGGGCTCTACCCGTTCATCCGGGCGTTCGCGACCGTCGTCGAGCGCGATGTGGTGGTCGCGGCGGTGATCGGGGACATGCTCGCCGGGCGCACCGCCGTCTACGCCGACCTGGTGGCGTACGACGAGGTGGCCCACCACTCCGGGCCGCGCGGCCGGGACGCCCAGAAGGTCCTGGAGCGCCTGGACCGGTCGATCGCGCTGATCGACAGGGTCGCGGAGCACGCCCCGCGCGCGTACCGGATCGTGCTGCTCTCCGACCACGGGCAGAGCCCGGGCGAGACGTTCGCGGGTGCCTACGGGCTGACCCTGAAGGACCTGGTGCGCGCCGGGTGCGGGCTGCCCGTGCCGCGCAGCGCCGGGCGCACCAAGAGCGGCGCGGAGGCGCGGGACGCGGTGCGGGTGGCGCTGCACCGGCCGGTACCGGAGAACGGGGAGCCGGGGCCCGCCTCCGACCCGATCGTGCTCGCCTCCGGCAACCTCGGGCTCGTCTCCTTCCCGGACACCGGGTGGCGGCTCAGCCGCGAGGAGATCGACCGCCGCCACCCCGCGCTCCTGCGCACCCTCGCCGGGCATCCCGGCATCGGGTTCCTCCTGGTGCGCAGCGAGGAGCACGGCGCGGTGGTCATCGGCGGCGCGGGCACGGACCGCGTCCACGAGGTGCCGATCTCCGAGCTGGAGGACGGGAAGGGCCCGTTGACCGGGTTCGCGCCCGGCGCGGCGGAGGCCGTACGGCGCACCGACACCTTCCCGCACACCGCCGACATCATGGTCAACTCGATGTACGACCCGGTCACCGGTGAGGTGCACGCCTTCGAGGAGCAGATCGGCTCGCACGGCGGACTCGGCGGCGAGCAGGCGCACCCGTTCCTGCTGTCGCCGCGCGACCTGTCGGCGCCGGTCGCCGACGACGGGCAGCTGGTGGGCGCCGAGCAGGTGCACCACGTGCTGCGGCGGTGGCTGCGCGAGTGCCTGGGGCCGCAGGTGCCGGTTTCCCCCGCCACGCAGATTCCCCGGTCCGAAGTCGAAGCGGACGGACCTTTTCCGGTTGAAGGGGCGGCTCTGCGGGACAAATCCGCGTGA
- a CDS encoding amino acid permease: MTTQETQSRHARQFGLPVATALVMGNIIGGGIFLLPASVAPFGTISLLAFAVLTVGAIALALVFGRLAERLPQTGGPYVYAREAFGDFAGFLAAWSYWITTWVSNAALAVAAVGYLDVLIPLHGNKAATIAAALTLQWLPALANLAGTRYVGAVQLVSTVLKFAPLLLVAVGGLFFFDPANLGPLQADDHSAMGAVSASAAILLFSYLGVESAAVSAGEVRDPRRNVGRATILGTLGAAVIYLLGTLSVFGTVPHDRLVTSTAPFTDSVNAMFGGTWGGTAVAVAALVSMVGALNGWTLLSAQTPYAAAKDGLFPKAFARKSRGVPTVGVLVTVVLASSLTVYNYTAGAKGVFEMLVLVTTFTATVPYLLSTAAQIYFLASGRADRVHRGRLVRDGLLAGLAAAFSLWLVAGSGYAAVYQGVLFLFAGVLVYALLAARKQRPAADAVELPEQAVRESTRA; the protein is encoded by the coding sequence ATGACCACGCAAGAGACCCAGAGCAGGCATGCCCGGCAGTTCGGATTGCCGGTGGCGACCGCTCTGGTCATGGGCAACATCATCGGCGGCGGGATCTTCCTGCTGCCGGCGTCGGTCGCCCCCTTCGGCACCATCAGCCTGCTCGCCTTCGCGGTCCTGACCGTCGGCGCGATCGCGCTGGCGCTGGTCTTCGGACGCCTCGCCGAGCGGCTGCCGCAGACCGGCGGACCGTACGTCTACGCGCGTGAGGCGTTCGGCGACTTCGCCGGGTTCCTCGCCGCCTGGTCGTACTGGATCACCACCTGGGTCTCCAACGCGGCGCTCGCCGTGGCGGCCGTGGGCTACCTCGACGTGCTGATACCCCTGCACGGCAACAAGGCCGCGACCATCGCGGCGGCGCTGACCCTCCAGTGGCTTCCCGCGCTCGCCAACCTCGCGGGCACCCGGTACGTGGGCGCGGTCCAACTGGTCTCCACCGTCCTGAAGTTCGCGCCGCTGCTGCTCGTCGCGGTCGGCGGGCTCTTCTTCTTCGACCCGGCCAACCTCGGCCCCCTCCAGGCCGACGACCACAGCGCCATGGGCGCCGTCTCCGCCTCGGCCGCGATCCTGCTCTTCAGCTACCTCGGCGTCGAGTCGGCCGCGGTCAGCGCGGGCGAGGTCCGCGACCCGCGCCGCAACGTCGGCCGCGCCACCATCCTCGGCACCCTCGGCGCCGCCGTGATCTACCTCCTGGGCACCCTCTCGGTCTTCGGCACCGTGCCGCACGACCGCCTGGTGACCTCGACCGCGCCCTTCACGGACTCCGTGAACGCGATGTTCGGCGGCACCTGGGGCGGCACCGCGGTCGCCGTCGCCGCACTGGTCTCCATGGTCGGCGCCCTCAACGGCTGGACCCTGCTCAGCGCCCAGACGCCGTACGCCGCGGCCAAGGACGGGCTGTTCCCCAAGGCCTTCGCCCGCAAGAGCCGGGGCGTGCCCACCGTCGGCGTCCTGGTCACGGTCGTCCTCGCCTCGTCCCTGACCGTCTACAACTACACGGCGGGCGCCAAGGGCGTCTTCGAGATGCTGGTCCTGGTCACCACCTTCACGGCGACCGTCCCCTACCTCCTGTCGACCGCCGCCCAGATCTACTTCCTCGCCTCCGGCCGCGCCGACCGCGTCCACCGCGGCCGCCTGGTCCGCGACGGACTGCTCGCCGGCCTCGCCGCCGCCTTCTCGCTGTGGCTGGTCGCCGGCTCCGGCTACGCGGCGGTCTACCAGGGCGTGCTGTTCCTCTTCGCGGGCGTGCTGGTGTACGCACTCCTCGCGGCCCGCAAGCAGCGCCCGGCGGCGGACGCGGTGGAGCTCCCCGAGCAGGCCGTACGGGAGAGCACCCGCGCGTAA
- a CDS encoding alpha/beta hydrolase: MRGRTTAGAAGAAMALLALTVPAAADGTKPDLTRFYTQHLTWGGCTVKDAPKGMECAELTVPVDYARPQAGTIALAVARVRAAESGEGPTGTGTEAGTTPPGGAATATAPKGSLVFNFGGPGESGLKGLGSFTADTARLAPAYDLVSFDPRGVGRSAPVHCGAKAEQDIESSSDSAPADDAEGRKQLVDELKTVAEECRRTTGELLPHVGTINASRDLDVLRQALGDKKLNYFGISYGTRLGAVYAAQFPKRTGRMVLDAVDSLTADAAQSALAQATAFQKGLETFLSDCAAQGAGCPLGAGTAKATGTLDATVAQLDRKSARTASGADFTSGDLRTAITNSLYAEQLWPTLAQGIATLHDKGDPAVLDEINKQFAGEDAQGNRADDDNSREALLAVNCADDPVRAKDPAAELASLEKKFAKASPMFGPDQVGAAISCTGWPAGTDYIRRIDKTGAPPVLLIGTKGDPATPYQWAAETARHLGKGVVLTYEGEGHGGYTASQCVRDTADAFLLDGVLPAEGTSCARETPPEH; encoded by the coding sequence ATGCGCGGACGTACGACAGCGGGCGCCGCCGGTGCGGCGATGGCGCTGCTCGCCCTGACGGTCCCGGCCGCGGCGGACGGCACCAAGCCCGATCTGACCCGCTTCTACACCCAGCACCTCACCTGGGGCGGCTGCACGGTCAAGGACGCCCCCAAGGGCATGGAGTGCGCCGAGCTGACCGTGCCCGTCGACTACGCCCGGCCCCAGGCCGGCACGATCGCGCTGGCGGTGGCCCGCGTACGGGCGGCCGAGTCGGGCGAGGGCCCCACCGGCACGGGCACGGAGGCGGGCACGACCCCGCCCGGCGGCGCGGCCACCGCGACCGCCCCCAAGGGCTCGCTGGTCTTCAACTTCGGCGGCCCCGGCGAGTCCGGCCTCAAGGGCCTCGGGAGCTTCACGGCGGACACCGCGCGGCTCGCCCCGGCGTACGACCTGGTGAGCTTCGACCCCCGTGGAGTGGGCCGCAGCGCTCCCGTGCACTGCGGCGCCAAGGCGGAGCAGGACATCGAGAGCTCCTCGGACAGCGCCCCGGCCGACGACGCCGAGGGCCGCAAGCAGCTCGTCGACGAGCTGAAGACGGTGGCCGAGGAGTGCCGCAGGACCACCGGCGAGCTGCTGCCGCATGTGGGCACCATCAACGCCTCGCGCGACCTGGACGTGCTGCGCCAGGCGCTCGGCGACAAGAAGCTGAACTACTTCGGCATCTCCTACGGCACCCGGCTCGGCGCGGTCTACGCGGCCCAGTTCCCCAAGCGGACCGGGCGCATGGTCCTGGACGCCGTGGACTCGCTGACGGCGGACGCGGCGCAGTCCGCGCTCGCCCAGGCCACGGCGTTCCAGAAGGGCCTGGAGACCTTCCTCTCCGACTGCGCCGCCCAGGGCGCCGGCTGCCCGCTCGGCGCCGGCACCGCCAAGGCGACCGGCACGCTGGACGCGACCGTCGCCCAGCTCGACCGCAAGAGCGCCAGAACCGCCTCCGGCGCCGACTTCACCTCCGGCGACCTGCGTACCGCGATCACCAACTCGCTCTACGCCGAGCAGCTGTGGCCGACCCTCGCGCAGGGCATCGCCACCCTCCACGACAAGGGGGACCCGGCCGTCCTCGACGAGATCAACAAGCAGTTCGCGGGGGAGGACGCGCAGGGCAACCGCGCCGACGACGACAACAGCCGCGAGGCGCTCCTCGCGGTCAACTGCGCCGACGACCCGGTGCGCGCCAAGGATCCGGCCGCCGAACTCGCCTCACTGGAGAAGAAGTTCGCCAAGGCCTCCCCGATGTTCGGCCCGGACCAGGTGGGCGCGGCGATCTCCTGCACGGGCTGGCCCGCCGGTACGGACTACATCCGCAGGATAGACAAGACCGGCGCGCCGCCCGTGCTGCTGATCGGCACCAAGGGCGACCCCGCCACCCCGTACCAGTGGGCGGCGGAGACCGCCCGGCACCTGGGCAAGGGCGTGGTCCTCACGTACGAGGGCGAGGGGCACGGCGGGTACACGGCCTCGCAGTGCGTCCGCGACACGGCGGACGCCTTCCTGCTCGACGGCGTCCTGCCCGCCGAGGGGACGTCCTGCGCCCGTGAGACGCCCCCGGAGCACTGA
- a CDS encoding type III polyketide synthase has translation MATLCRPSVAVPDHVITQEETLALARKTHADHPQRDLVLRLIQNTGVRTRHLVQPIEETLRHPGFEERNLLYETEAKARVPDVVKQALVHAEVEPKDIDLIVYVSCTGFMMPSLTAWLINTMGFRTETRQLPIAQLGCAAGGAAINRAHDFCTAYPRSNVLIVSCEFCSLCYQPTDIGVGSLLSNGLFGDAISAAVVRGEGGTGMRIERNGSHLVPNTEDWISYAVRDTGFHFLLDKRVPGTMEMLAPALKALVAQHSWEIPQMDFFIVHAGGPRILDDLCHFLDLPPEMFRFSRATLTERGNIASSVVFDALARLFDEGGAADGAGGLIAGFGPGITAETAIGRWARAAPMAAAMSN, from the coding sequence ATGGCCACCCTGTGCCGCCCCTCAGTAGCCGTACCCGACCATGTGATCACGCAGGAGGAGACGCTCGCCCTCGCCCGCAAGACGCATGCCGACCACCCCCAGCGGGACCTCGTCCTGCGTCTCATCCAGAACACCGGGGTCCGTACCCGCCACCTCGTGCAGCCGATCGAGGAGACCCTGCGCCACCCCGGCTTCGAGGAACGCAATCTGCTGTACGAGACGGAGGCCAAGGCCCGGGTGCCCGATGTCGTCAAGCAGGCGCTGGTCCACGCCGAGGTGGAGCCCAAGGACATCGACCTGATCGTCTACGTCTCCTGCACCGGCTTCATGATGCCGTCGCTGACCGCCTGGCTGATCAACACCATGGGGTTCAGGACCGAGACCCGGCAGCTGCCGATCGCCCAGCTCGGCTGCGCCGCCGGAGGCGCGGCGATCAACCGCGCGCACGACTTCTGCACGGCGTATCCGCGCTCCAACGTACTGATCGTGTCCTGCGAATTCTGCTCGCTCTGCTACCAGCCGACCGACATCGGCGTCGGCTCACTGCTCTCCAACGGTCTCTTCGGCGACGCGATCTCGGCGGCCGTGGTGCGCGGCGAGGGCGGCACCGGCATGCGGATCGAGCGCAACGGCTCGCACCTGGTGCCCAACACCGAGGACTGGATCTCGTACGCCGTGCGCGACACCGGGTTCCACTTCCTGCTCGACAAGCGCGTCCCGGGCACCATGGAGATGCTCGCGCCCGCCCTCAAGGCGCTGGTGGCGCAGCACAGTTGGGAGATCCCGCAGATGGACTTCTTCATCGTCCACGCGGGCGGGCCGCGCATCCTGGACGACCTGTGCCACTTCCTGGACCTGCCGCCGGAGATGTTCCGCTTCAGCCGGGCCACCCTCACCGAGCGCGGCAACATCGCCAGCTCCGTGGTCTTCGACGCGCTGGCCCGCCTCTTCGACGAGGGCGGCGCGGCGGACGGGGCGGGCGGGCTCATCGCGGGCTTCGGCCCCGGCATCACGGCCGAGACAGCCATCGGGCGATGGGCCAGAGCGGCCCCGATGGCGGCGGCGATGAGCAACTGA
- a CDS encoding glycoside hydrolase family 2 TIM barrel-domain containing protein, with amino-acid sequence MSFRSPGVTDVHYVEALSPGGGEHLLPPRAWYAASDAKQLSLNGSWRFRLAGTADAHDDGFAVPGYDSGEWDEVRVPGHWVLQGDGAFGGPIYTNHLYPFPVDPPRVPTENPTGDHLRVFDLPDGWPPAGEGGAVVRFDGVESCARVWLNGEELGHFKGSRLPHEFTVGPLLKARGNVLAVRVHQWSSGSYLEDQDQWWLPGIFRDVTLLHRPEGCVGDHFVHASYDHRTGEGTLRVDSDTAGRVTVPELGIDLATGAEVTVPVEPWTAETPRLYDGVLATPGERVPVRIGFRTVALEDGLIKVNGQPLLFRGVNRHEFHPATGRALDARTMRRDVLLMKQHHINAVRTSHYPPHPAFLDLCDELGLWVVDECDLETHGFVEQAWRDNPVDDDRWTPALLDRAARMVERDKNHPSVVVWSLGNEAGTGRGLTAMAHWIRSRDASRPIHYEGDPDCHDTDMYSRMYASHAEVERIGRHLDGGPRARRRLPFVLCEYAHAMGNGPGGLAEYQRLFDTYERCQGGFVWEWIDHGLEHPAYGYAYGGDYGEELHDGNFVCDGLLFPDRTPSPGLAEFKKAIEPVRIEGDGRAGTVRITNLYAFADLSGLAFTWSYEADGVPLATGTLAVPELGPGERAELKLPGRPAGADPGAETRWTVRAVLAEATAWGAQGHKMAWAQLPVNERVSAPAAFGARPVRSGDRIALGPAVFDARTGAPTAFGAVAVTGLRLDVWRAPTDNDNGAPWQPDLRCGPRWRELGLHRMRHRPDSVELTGDALVVRTRVAPAARDLGLVTEYRWTSDGTRLRLTVAVTPEGEWRVPLPRLGIRFGLTGTTSGSRVPVRWFGGGPGEAYPDTAAASAVGLWRADVDALQAPYVRPQENGARADVRWAEIGGLRVEGDPEFWFTARRWTTEHLDAARHLTDLVPGDTVWVTLDHRQHGIGSQSCGPGPLPQHQLHAEAAEFAFTFSELAD; translated from the coding sequence GTGTCCTTCCGCAGCCCTGGCGTCACGGACGTCCACTACGTCGAAGCCCTCTCGCCCGGTGGCGGGGAGCACCTGCTGCCGCCGCGCGCCTGGTACGCCGCGTCGGACGCCAAACAGCTGTCGCTGAATGGGAGTTGGCGGTTCCGGCTCGCGGGGACCGCCGACGCGCACGACGACGGCTTCGCCGTGCCCGGGTACGACTCCGGGGAGTGGGACGAGGTGCGGGTGCCCGGGCACTGGGTGCTCCAGGGCGACGGCGCGTTCGGCGGGCCGATCTACACCAACCACCTCTACCCGTTCCCGGTCGACCCGCCGCGCGTACCGACGGAGAACCCGACCGGCGACCATCTGCGGGTCTTCGACCTGCCCGACGGCTGGCCGCCGGCGGGCGAGGGCGGCGCGGTGGTGCGCTTCGACGGCGTCGAGTCGTGCGCCCGGGTGTGGCTCAACGGCGAGGAGCTGGGCCACTTCAAGGGCAGCAGGCTGCCGCACGAGTTCACCGTCGGACCGCTCCTGAAAGCGCGCGGGAACGTGCTGGCGGTGCGGGTTCACCAGTGGTCGTCGGGCTCGTACCTGGAGGACCAGGACCAGTGGTGGCTGCCCGGCATCTTCCGGGACGTCACACTGCTGCACCGCCCCGAGGGGTGCGTCGGCGACCACTTCGTCCACGCCTCCTACGACCACCGCACCGGCGAGGGAACCCTGCGGGTCGACTCCGACACCGCCGGCCGCGTCACCGTGCCCGAGCTCGGCATCGACCTGGCGACCGGCGCCGAGGTGACCGTTCCCGTCGAGCCGTGGACGGCGGAGACCCCGCGCCTGTACGACGGGGTGCTGGCCACGCCGGGCGAGCGCGTCCCTGTGCGGATCGGCTTCCGCACGGTCGCCCTGGAGGACGGCCTGATCAAGGTCAACGGACAGCCGCTGCTCTTCCGGGGCGTCAACCGGCACGAGTTCCATCCCGCGACGGGCCGGGCCCTGGACGCGCGGACGATGCGCCGCGATGTGCTCCTGATGAAGCAGCATCACATCAACGCCGTGCGGACCAGCCACTATCCGCCGCACCCCGCGTTCCTCGACCTCTGCGACGAGCTGGGGCTCTGGGTCGTCGACGAGTGCGACCTGGAGACGCACGGCTTCGTCGAGCAGGCGTGGCGCGACAACCCGGTGGACGACGACCGATGGACCCCGGCGCTGCTTGACCGGGCGGCCCGTATGGTCGAGCGCGACAAGAACCACCCGTCGGTCGTCGTCTGGTCGCTCGGCAACGAGGCCGGGACCGGGCGCGGTCTGACCGCCATGGCGCACTGGATCCGCTCCCGCGACGCCTCGCGCCCGATCCACTACGAGGGCGACCCCGACTGCCACGACACCGACATGTACTCGCGGATGTACGCCTCGCACGCCGAGGTCGAGCGGATCGGCCGCCACCTCGACGGCGGCCCGCGAGCGCGCCGCCGACTCCCCTTCGTCCTGTGCGAGTACGCCCACGCGATGGGCAACGGCCCCGGCGGACTCGCGGAGTACCAGCGCCTGTTCGACACGTACGAGCGCTGTCAGGGCGGCTTCGTCTGGGAGTGGATCGACCACGGCCTGGAGCACCCGGCGTACGGCTATGCCTACGGCGGTGACTACGGCGAGGAGCTGCACGACGGCAACTTCGTCTGCGACGGCCTGCTCTTCCCGGACCGCACCCCCTCCCCCGGTCTGGCCGAGTTCAAGAAGGCGATCGAGCCGGTACGTATCGAGGGCGACGGCCGGGCGGGCACGGTCCGGATCACCAACCTGTACGCCTTCGCCGACCTCTCCGGGCTCGCCTTCACCTGGTCGTACGAGGCGGACGGCGTCCCTCTCGCCACCGGCACCCTCGCGGTGCCCGAGCTCGGCCCGGGCGAGCGTGCGGAGCTGAAACTCCCCGGGCGTCCCGCCGGGGCCGACCCGGGGGCCGAGACCCGGTGGACGGTACGGGCGGTGCTCGCGGAGGCGACGGCGTGGGGTGCGCAGGGGCACAAAATGGCCTGGGCTCAACTTCCCGTGAACGAGAGGGTGTCGGCGCCTGCCGCCTTCGGCGCTCGTCCCGTCCGCTCCGGGGATCGGATCGCTCTCGGTCCGGCGGTCTTCGACGCCCGGACGGGGGCGCCCACGGCCTTCGGCGCCGTGGCGGTCACCGGGCTGCGCCTCGACGTGTGGCGCGCGCCCACCGACAACGACAACGGCGCGCCGTGGCAGCCCGACCTGCGGTGCGGGCCGCGCTGGCGCGAGCTGGGGCTGCACCGCATGCGACACCGTCCGGACTCGGTGGAGTTGACCGGGGACGCGCTGGTCGTGCGTACCCGGGTGGCCCCGGCGGCCCGTGACCTGGGCCTCGTCACGGAGTACCGGTGGACGTCCGACGGGACCCGGCTGCGGCTGACGGTCGCGGTCACGCCGGAGGGCGAGTGGCGGGTGCCGCTGCCCCGGCTCGGCATCCGGTTCGGCCTCACGGGTACCACCTCGGGCAGCCGCGTCCCGGTGCGCTGGTTCGGCGGCGGGCCGGGCGAGGCGTACCCGGACACGGCGGCCGCGTCGGCGGTGGGGCTGTGGCGGGCGGACGTGGACGCCCTCCAGGCGCCGTACGTCCGGCCGCAGGAGAACGGGGCCCGGGCCGACGTCCGTTGGGCGGAGATCGGGGGGCTGCGCGTCGAGGGCGACCCGGAGTTCTGGTTCACCGCACGGCGCTGGACGACCGAACATCTCGACGCGGCACGGCACTTGACCGATCTCGTCCCGGGCGACACGGTCTGGGTCACGCTCGACCACCGCCAGCACGGCATCGGCTCCCAGTCGTGCGGCCCGGGTCCGCTTCCGCAGCACCAACTGCACGCGGAGGCAGCCGAGTTCGCCTTCACCTTCTCCGAACTCGCGGACTGA
- a CDS encoding nuclear transport factor 2 family protein, with protein MSENRYETAVARYFEAWNATGSAQELAKAVEAAWSADGSYTDPMADVTGYEAIAAVIGGAHAQFPGFEFRLDGAVDGHHDLARFRWELVSVADGSAPVAGSDVITLAEDGRVATVAGFLDRVPPTV; from the coding sequence ATGTCCGAGAACCGCTACGAGACCGCCGTCGCCCGCTACTTCGAGGCGTGGAACGCCACCGGCTCGGCCCAGGAGCTCGCCAAGGCCGTCGAGGCCGCCTGGAGCGCGGACGGCAGCTACACCGACCCGATGGCCGACGTCACCGGGTACGAGGCCATAGCCGCGGTGATCGGCGGGGCCCACGCCCAGTTCCCCGGCTTCGAGTTCCGTCTGGACGGAGCCGTCGACGGGCACCACGACCTGGCCCGGTTCCGCTGGGAGCTGGTCTCGGTCGCGGACGGGTCCGCGCCGGTCGCCGGGTCCGATGTGATCACGCTCGCCGAGGACGGCCGGGTCGCCACCGTGGCCGGGTTCCTCGACCGCGTACCGCCTACGGTGTGA
- a CDS encoding helix-turn-helix domain-containing protein — protein sequence MTTTAGIDTGVGPMLRGWRERRRISQLELALRADSSARHISFIETGRSRPSQEMILRLAEHLEVPVRERNALLLAAGYAPQYTETSLDDPSISSLREAMERLLRGYEPFPALIVDGTYTVLAANRGIEMLLEGVPERLLTPPLNAMRLTLHPQGMAPRIRNLRQWRGHLLEQMERQIALMRSDALRELYEEVAAHPVPEAGDDDSRDHVACPLALPLVIEHRGTLLSFISTIATFNTPMDVTVSELAIETFLPADPETFAYLQSFTP from the coding sequence ATGACGACAACTGCCGGGATCGACACGGGAGTAGGGCCGATGCTGCGCGGCTGGCGCGAGCGGCGCAGGATCAGCCAGCTGGAGCTGGCCCTGCGCGCCGACTCGTCCGCGCGGCACATCAGCTTCATCGAGACCGGCAGGTCGCGCCCCAGCCAGGAGATGATCCTGCGCCTCGCGGAGCACCTGGAGGTGCCGGTCCGCGAGCGCAACGCCCTGCTGCTGGCGGCCGGCTACGCACCGCAGTACACGGAAACGTCCCTCGATGACCCGTCCATCAGCTCCCTGCGCGAGGCGATGGAGCGGCTGCTGCGGGGGTACGAGCCTTTCCCGGCCCTGATAGTGGACGGCACGTACACGGTCCTCGCGGCGAACCGGGGCATCGAGATGCTTCTCGAAGGCGTGCCCGAGCGGCTGCTGACTCCCCCGCTCAACGCGATGCGCCTGACCCTGCACCCACAGGGCATGGCGCCGCGCATCCGCAATCTGCGCCAGTGGCGCGGCCATCTGCTCGAACAGATGGAGCGCCAGATCGCCCTGATGCGCTCGGACGCGCTGCGCGAGCTGTACGAGGAGGTCGCGGCGCACCCCGTACCCGAGGCGGGGGACGACGACAGCCGCGACCACGTCGCCTGCCCCCTGGCGCTCCCGCTGGTCATCGAACACCGGGGCACGCTCCTGTCGTTCATATCGACGATCGCCACGTTCAACACACCGATGGACGTGACCGTCTCCGAGCTGGCCATCGAGACGTTCCTGCCGGCCGACCCGGAGACGTTCGCCTACCTCCAGTCGTTCACACCGTAG